In Lineus longissimus chromosome 7, tnLinLong1.2, whole genome shotgun sequence, a genomic segment contains:
- the LOC135491685 gene encoding protein phosphatase 1 regulatory subunit 37 homolog isoform X1, translated as MAWSGVQAIPLFVPSCCFSGSGSDTDSANGYGYNPFEVYGLKLDGKEPLPMRPKAKDNNYTSLPIKAESVQQTYCENNNSKMNHTPDQTPNGIGKISNGRAKRVSISDVLSVTHSSSCPSSPCASGRRASQRPPPKPPRMRSYADNQYNTIDCTRRILDESLKRAIREINTRHGSLGQGKRRLELAEAGEWVDSTGGNFVSLTPNKFASSRTSLLTLPIAEKYSQVYSLCQDVLQQMLEPDAILGQCVERGLITPETELEIMGCLTKQRRSSLLVGAVVDDNPTNLGPFTEILREVPNQKHLGDLVECLTTIIQSVIDIRDEQLRNGVSPHSGSQEDFLSQEECAIFQIDICYCDTETGESVTLDEARYLDKSLEEALEDMGKIKRRSYYEMCALRDWNANLTSQSRVVPVAKVDLYNRKLGMEGVKFLSGVLQDYSCIRELYVAKNKIDKDGVELLSRALVANHGLAKLDLRLNVFGDDGATFIAEALRRNKSLRCLNVTCTGLTGVGMNRIAASLAKNNSLAELDVGFNDLAGSGCDSLAEILKNNAYTKRLRLRHTNLCSEGYSKIFKSLRINSRLSMLDISGNRIGDDGASILAEILLSNRTLLEINLEKCEITSVGAVALSRSLKANTTLKTMDMSMNTIHDEGATALADSMKYNHTLECICVNMCGIGNAGFISLLNALRVNTSITVLKICYNVLGHEEQPEEIERYYLTLESVYEKLSQVLRTRPEVKLLLWGNRLDETFLSDDVKLT; from the coding sequence GTTACAACCCCTTCGAAGTTTACGGCCTCAAGTTGGATGGCAAGGAACCCCTGCCAATGCGTCCAAAGGCGAAGGACAACAACTATACGTCACTTCCGATCAAGGCTGAGAGCGTTCAACAGACGTATTGTGAAAACAACAACTCAAAGATGAACCACACTCCTGATCAGACCCCGAATGGGATTGGGAAGATATCGAACGGTCGCGCCAAACGGGTGTCCATCTCTGATGTTCTTTCAGTGACACATTCCTCTAGTTGTCCGTCTTCGCCGTGCGCGTCTGGACGGCGAGCCAGTCAGCGTCCACCGCCAAAACCGCCACGCATGCGTAGCTATGCGGACAACCAGTACAACACCATCGACTGTACTCGGCGAATCTTAGACGAATCCTTGAAAAGGGCGATCAGGGAGATTAATACTCGACACGGGTCTTTGGGCCAGGGGAAACGGAGACTGGAACTGGCCGAGGCGGGGGAGTGGGTGGACAGTACTGGAGGTAACTTTGTGTCCTTGACCCCTAACAAGTTTGCAAGCAGCCGGACCAGTCTCCTGACTCTGCCCATCGCTGAGAAGTACTCGCAAGTGTACTCATTATGCCAGGACGTTCTCCAACAGATGTTGGAGCCTGATGCGATCCTTGGTCAGTGCGTGGAGCGTGGATTGATCACGCCAGAGACAGAACTAGAAATCATGGGTTGTCTGACGAAACAACGGCGGTCTAGTCTGTTGGTAGGCGCGGTCGTTGATGACAATCCGACTAACCTTGGACCATTCACCGAAATACTCCGAGAGGTCCCGAATCAGAAGCACTTGGGTGATTTAGTAGAGTGTTTGACCACGATTATACAGTCTGTGATTGATATTAGGGACGAACAACTTAGGAATGGGGTTTCTCCCCACTCCGGTAGCCAGGAGGACTTCCTGTCTCAGGAGGAATGTGCAATATTCCAGATTGATATATGTTACTGTGATACTGAGACTGGGGAAAGTGTAACTTTAGACGAGGCGAGATATTTAGACAAGAGCTTGGAGGAGGCGCTTGAAGACATGGGGAAAATTAAACGTAGGTCATACTATGAGATGTGCGCATTGCGAGACTGGAACGCGAACCTGACAAGTCAGAGTCGAGTTGTCCCTGTTGCAAAGGTGGATTTGTACAACAGGAAGCTAGGCATGGAAGGGGTTAAGTTTCTCTCGGGAGTGTTGCAGGACTATAGTTGCATCAGAGAGTTGTATGTAGCAAAGAATAAGATAGATAAGGACGGCGTTGAGTTATTAAGCCGGGCGCTGGTCGCAAATCATGGATTAGCGAAGTTAGATTTGCGGCTGAATGTGTTCGGGGACGACGGTGCCACGTTCATTGCGGAAGCACTCCGACGGAACAAATCACTCCGGTGTTTGAATGTGACATGCACAGGATTAACTGGGGTGGGTATGAACAGGATAGCAGCATCTCTGGCGAAAAACAACTCTCTAGCTGAGTTAGATGTAGGGTTTAATGATCTTGCTGGTTCAGGATGTGACTCGTTGGCAGAGATTCTAAAAAACAACGCGTACACAAAACGTCTCCGATTGCGCCATACCAATCTCTGTTCTGAAGGATACTCAAAGATTTTCAAATCTCTGCGGATAAACTCACGGTTGAGTATGTTGGACATCAGTGGCAACCGGATAGGGGATGACGGGGCGTCTATCCTGGCCGAGATCTTGCTCAGCAACCGGACACTCCTGGAGATCAACTTGGAGAAGTGTGAGATCACCAGCGTGGGTGCCGTAGCATTGTCTCGATCGCTCAAAGCCAATACGACCTTGAAGACAATGGACATGAGCATGAACACGATCCATGATGAAGGGGCCACCGCCCTCGCGgactccatgaaatacaaccacaCTTTAGAATGTATCTGTGTGAACATGTGCGGCATCGGCAACGCTGGCTTCATCTCGCTGCTAAACGCTTTACGCGTCAACACGTCCATAACGGTGCTAAAGATCTGTTATAACGTCCTGGGACACGAGGAACAACCCGAGGAGATCGAGAGGTACTATCTGACATTGGAGTCTGTGTATGAGAAGCTGAGCCAGGTCCTGCGGACGCGGCCAGAGGTGAAACTCCTACTCTGGGGCAACCGTCTCGACGAGACATTCCTCTCAGACGACGTCAAGCTGACGTGA
- the LOC135491685 gene encoding protein phosphatase 1 regulatory subunit 37 homolog isoform X2: MGGNLISCHGDKKGYNPFEVYGLKLDGKEPLPMRPKAKDNNYTSLPIKAESVQQTYCENNNSKMNHTPDQTPNGIGKISNGRAKRVSISDVLSVTHSSSCPSSPCASGRRASQRPPPKPPRMRSYADNQYNTIDCTRRILDESLKRAIREINTRHGSLGQGKRRLELAEAGEWVDSTGGNFVSLTPNKFASSRTSLLTLPIAEKYSQVYSLCQDVLQQMLEPDAILGQCVERGLITPETELEIMGCLTKQRRSSLLVGAVVDDNPTNLGPFTEILREVPNQKHLGDLVECLTTIIQSVIDIRDEQLRNGVSPHSGSQEDFLSQEECAIFQIDICYCDTETGESVTLDEARYLDKSLEEALEDMGKIKRRSYYEMCALRDWNANLTSQSRVVPVAKVDLYNRKLGMEGVKFLSGVLQDYSCIRELYVAKNKIDKDGVELLSRALVANHGLAKLDLRLNVFGDDGATFIAEALRRNKSLRCLNVTCTGLTGVGMNRIAASLAKNNSLAELDVGFNDLAGSGCDSLAEILKNNAYTKRLRLRHTNLCSEGYSKIFKSLRINSRLSMLDISGNRIGDDGASILAEILLSNRTLLEINLEKCEITSVGAVALSRSLKANTTLKTMDMSMNTIHDEGATALADSMKYNHTLECICVNMCGIGNAGFISLLNALRVNTSITVLKICYNVLGHEEQPEEIERYYLTLESVYEKLSQVLRTRPEVKLLLWGNRLDETFLSDDVKLT; encoded by the coding sequence GTTACAACCCCTTCGAAGTTTACGGCCTCAAGTTGGATGGCAAGGAACCCCTGCCAATGCGTCCAAAGGCGAAGGACAACAACTATACGTCACTTCCGATCAAGGCTGAGAGCGTTCAACAGACGTATTGTGAAAACAACAACTCAAAGATGAACCACACTCCTGATCAGACCCCGAATGGGATTGGGAAGATATCGAACGGTCGCGCCAAACGGGTGTCCATCTCTGATGTTCTTTCAGTGACACATTCCTCTAGTTGTCCGTCTTCGCCGTGCGCGTCTGGACGGCGAGCCAGTCAGCGTCCACCGCCAAAACCGCCACGCATGCGTAGCTATGCGGACAACCAGTACAACACCATCGACTGTACTCGGCGAATCTTAGACGAATCCTTGAAAAGGGCGATCAGGGAGATTAATACTCGACACGGGTCTTTGGGCCAGGGGAAACGGAGACTGGAACTGGCCGAGGCGGGGGAGTGGGTGGACAGTACTGGAGGTAACTTTGTGTCCTTGACCCCTAACAAGTTTGCAAGCAGCCGGACCAGTCTCCTGACTCTGCCCATCGCTGAGAAGTACTCGCAAGTGTACTCATTATGCCAGGACGTTCTCCAACAGATGTTGGAGCCTGATGCGATCCTTGGTCAGTGCGTGGAGCGTGGATTGATCACGCCAGAGACAGAACTAGAAATCATGGGTTGTCTGACGAAACAACGGCGGTCTAGTCTGTTGGTAGGCGCGGTCGTTGATGACAATCCGACTAACCTTGGACCATTCACCGAAATACTCCGAGAGGTCCCGAATCAGAAGCACTTGGGTGATTTAGTAGAGTGTTTGACCACGATTATACAGTCTGTGATTGATATTAGGGACGAACAACTTAGGAATGGGGTTTCTCCCCACTCCGGTAGCCAGGAGGACTTCCTGTCTCAGGAGGAATGTGCAATATTCCAGATTGATATATGTTACTGTGATACTGAGACTGGGGAAAGTGTAACTTTAGACGAGGCGAGATATTTAGACAAGAGCTTGGAGGAGGCGCTTGAAGACATGGGGAAAATTAAACGTAGGTCATACTATGAGATGTGCGCATTGCGAGACTGGAACGCGAACCTGACAAGTCAGAGTCGAGTTGTCCCTGTTGCAAAGGTGGATTTGTACAACAGGAAGCTAGGCATGGAAGGGGTTAAGTTTCTCTCGGGAGTGTTGCAGGACTATAGTTGCATCAGAGAGTTGTATGTAGCAAAGAATAAGATAGATAAGGACGGCGTTGAGTTATTAAGCCGGGCGCTGGTCGCAAATCATGGATTAGCGAAGTTAGATTTGCGGCTGAATGTGTTCGGGGACGACGGTGCCACGTTCATTGCGGAAGCACTCCGACGGAACAAATCACTCCGGTGTTTGAATGTGACATGCACAGGATTAACTGGGGTGGGTATGAACAGGATAGCAGCATCTCTGGCGAAAAACAACTCTCTAGCTGAGTTAGATGTAGGGTTTAATGATCTTGCTGGTTCAGGATGTGACTCGTTGGCAGAGATTCTAAAAAACAACGCGTACACAAAACGTCTCCGATTGCGCCATACCAATCTCTGTTCTGAAGGATACTCAAAGATTTTCAAATCTCTGCGGATAAACTCACGGTTGAGTATGTTGGACATCAGTGGCAACCGGATAGGGGATGACGGGGCGTCTATCCTGGCCGAGATCTTGCTCAGCAACCGGACACTCCTGGAGATCAACTTGGAGAAGTGTGAGATCACCAGCGTGGGTGCCGTAGCATTGTCTCGATCGCTCAAAGCCAATACGACCTTGAAGACAATGGACATGAGCATGAACACGATCCATGATGAAGGGGCCACCGCCCTCGCGgactccatgaaatacaaccacaCTTTAGAATGTATCTGTGTGAACATGTGCGGCATCGGCAACGCTGGCTTCATCTCGCTGCTAAACGCTTTACGCGTCAACACGTCCATAACGGTGCTAAAGATCTGTTATAACGTCCTGGGACACGAGGAACAACCCGAGGAGATCGAGAGGTACTATCTGACATTGGAGTCTGTGTATGAGAAGCTGAGCCAGGTCCTGCGGACGCGGCCAGAGGTGAAACTCCTACTCTGGGGCAACCGTCTCGACGAGACATTCCTCTCAGACGACGTCAAGCTGACGTGA
- the LOC135491685 gene encoding protein phosphatase 1 regulatory subunit 37 homolog isoform X3 — protein MRPKAKDNNYTSLPIKAESVQQTYCENNNSKMNHTPDQTPNGIGKISNGRAKRVSISDVLSVTHSSSCPSSPCASGRRASQRPPPKPPRMRSYADNQYNTIDCTRRILDESLKRAIREINTRHGSLGQGKRRLELAEAGEWVDSTGGNFVSLTPNKFASSRTSLLTLPIAEKYSQVYSLCQDVLQQMLEPDAILGQCVERGLITPETELEIMGCLTKQRRSSLLVGAVVDDNPTNLGPFTEILREVPNQKHLGDLVECLTTIIQSVIDIRDEQLRNGVSPHSGSQEDFLSQEECAIFQIDICYCDTETGESVTLDEARYLDKSLEEALEDMGKIKRRSYYEMCALRDWNANLTSQSRVVPVAKVDLYNRKLGMEGVKFLSGVLQDYSCIRELYVAKNKIDKDGVELLSRALVANHGLAKLDLRLNVFGDDGATFIAEALRRNKSLRCLNVTCTGLTGVGMNRIAASLAKNNSLAELDVGFNDLAGSGCDSLAEILKNNAYTKRLRLRHTNLCSEGYSKIFKSLRINSRLSMLDISGNRIGDDGASILAEILLSNRTLLEINLEKCEITSVGAVALSRSLKANTTLKTMDMSMNTIHDEGATALADSMKYNHTLECICVNMCGIGNAGFISLLNALRVNTSITVLKICYNVLGHEEQPEEIERYYLTLESVYEKLSQVLRTRPEVKLLLWGNRLDETFLSDDVKLT, from the coding sequence ATGCGTCCAAAGGCGAAGGACAACAACTATACGTCACTTCCGATCAAGGCTGAGAGCGTTCAACAGACGTATTGTGAAAACAACAACTCAAAGATGAACCACACTCCTGATCAGACCCCGAATGGGATTGGGAAGATATCGAACGGTCGCGCCAAACGGGTGTCCATCTCTGATGTTCTTTCAGTGACACATTCCTCTAGTTGTCCGTCTTCGCCGTGCGCGTCTGGACGGCGAGCCAGTCAGCGTCCACCGCCAAAACCGCCACGCATGCGTAGCTATGCGGACAACCAGTACAACACCATCGACTGTACTCGGCGAATCTTAGACGAATCCTTGAAAAGGGCGATCAGGGAGATTAATACTCGACACGGGTCTTTGGGCCAGGGGAAACGGAGACTGGAACTGGCCGAGGCGGGGGAGTGGGTGGACAGTACTGGAGGTAACTTTGTGTCCTTGACCCCTAACAAGTTTGCAAGCAGCCGGACCAGTCTCCTGACTCTGCCCATCGCTGAGAAGTACTCGCAAGTGTACTCATTATGCCAGGACGTTCTCCAACAGATGTTGGAGCCTGATGCGATCCTTGGTCAGTGCGTGGAGCGTGGATTGATCACGCCAGAGACAGAACTAGAAATCATGGGTTGTCTGACGAAACAACGGCGGTCTAGTCTGTTGGTAGGCGCGGTCGTTGATGACAATCCGACTAACCTTGGACCATTCACCGAAATACTCCGAGAGGTCCCGAATCAGAAGCACTTGGGTGATTTAGTAGAGTGTTTGACCACGATTATACAGTCTGTGATTGATATTAGGGACGAACAACTTAGGAATGGGGTTTCTCCCCACTCCGGTAGCCAGGAGGACTTCCTGTCTCAGGAGGAATGTGCAATATTCCAGATTGATATATGTTACTGTGATACTGAGACTGGGGAAAGTGTAACTTTAGACGAGGCGAGATATTTAGACAAGAGCTTGGAGGAGGCGCTTGAAGACATGGGGAAAATTAAACGTAGGTCATACTATGAGATGTGCGCATTGCGAGACTGGAACGCGAACCTGACAAGTCAGAGTCGAGTTGTCCCTGTTGCAAAGGTGGATTTGTACAACAGGAAGCTAGGCATGGAAGGGGTTAAGTTTCTCTCGGGAGTGTTGCAGGACTATAGTTGCATCAGAGAGTTGTATGTAGCAAAGAATAAGATAGATAAGGACGGCGTTGAGTTATTAAGCCGGGCGCTGGTCGCAAATCATGGATTAGCGAAGTTAGATTTGCGGCTGAATGTGTTCGGGGACGACGGTGCCACGTTCATTGCGGAAGCACTCCGACGGAACAAATCACTCCGGTGTTTGAATGTGACATGCACAGGATTAACTGGGGTGGGTATGAACAGGATAGCAGCATCTCTGGCGAAAAACAACTCTCTAGCTGAGTTAGATGTAGGGTTTAATGATCTTGCTGGTTCAGGATGTGACTCGTTGGCAGAGATTCTAAAAAACAACGCGTACACAAAACGTCTCCGATTGCGCCATACCAATCTCTGTTCTGAAGGATACTCAAAGATTTTCAAATCTCTGCGGATAAACTCACGGTTGAGTATGTTGGACATCAGTGGCAACCGGATAGGGGATGACGGGGCGTCTATCCTGGCCGAGATCTTGCTCAGCAACCGGACACTCCTGGAGATCAACTTGGAGAAGTGTGAGATCACCAGCGTGGGTGCCGTAGCATTGTCTCGATCGCTCAAAGCCAATACGACCTTGAAGACAATGGACATGAGCATGAACACGATCCATGATGAAGGGGCCACCGCCCTCGCGgactccatgaaatacaaccacaCTTTAGAATGTATCTGTGTGAACATGTGCGGCATCGGCAACGCTGGCTTCATCTCGCTGCTAAACGCTTTACGCGTCAACACGTCCATAACGGTGCTAAAGATCTGTTATAACGTCCTGGGACACGAGGAACAACCCGAGGAGATCGAGAGGTACTATCTGACATTGGAGTCTGTGTATGAGAAGCTGAGCCAGGTCCTGCGGACGCGGCCAGAGGTGAAACTCCTACTCTGGGGCAACCGTCTCGACGAGACATTCCTCTCAGACGACGTCAAGCTGACGTGA